GCGCAGACGGCAGGCCTCGATCACGGCCTGCAGCCGCGGCTTGCCTTCGAGCTCGATGTCGCGGGCGAACTCCACGATCAGGATGGCGTTTTTCGCGGCTAGTCCCACCAACACGACGAAGCCGATTTGCGTGAGGATGTTGACGTCTTGCCCCATGATGCGGACGCCGATGGTGGCAGCTAACAGGCACATCGGCACGATCAGAATCACCGCGAACGGTAGCGACCAGCTGCCGTACTGCGCGGCCAGCACGAGATAGACGAACAGCACGCAGATCGGGAACACGTAGAGGCCGGCATTGCCGCCGGTGACCTGCTGGTAGGACAGGTCCGTCCATTCGAAGGTGAAGCCGCTCGGCAAGGTGTCATCCGCGAGTTTCTTGATCGTGTTGAGCGCGGTGGTCGAGCTCGTGCCCGGCGCCGGCTCGCCCTGCAATTCGGACGCCGCATAAAGATTGTAGCGCGCGACGCGGTCCGGGCCCGAGACGTCGCGGAAATCGACCACGCTGCCCAGCATCACCATGTCGCCGGCGGCATTGCGCGTACGCAGCCGCGAAAGGTCGCTGGACTCTTTCCGGAACGGCAGGTCGGCCTGCGCGGTGACGTGATAGGTGCGGCCGAACAGGTTGAAGTCGTTGACATAGGTCGATCCGAAATAGGTCTGGATCGTAGCGTTGATGTTGGCGATGGGAACGCCGAGCTTCTGGGCCTTGGTGCGGTCGATGTCGACGAAGAGCTGCGGCGTATTCGCGGTGAACGGCGAGAACACCGAGGTCAGCTCGGGCGCCTTGCGCGCTGCGGCCACGAGCTCGTCAGTTGCAGCCGCGAGCATTCCCGGCCCGCGGCCCTGGCGGTCCTGTACGCGGATGGTGAAGCCGCCGCCGGTGCCGATGCCGGGCACCGCCGGGGGAGGAATGACGATGATGAAGGCACCCTGGATCGCGGAAAGGCGCTTGCGCAGCTCACCGGTGATCGCGCCCGCGGAAAGCCCCTTCTTCAGACGCACCTCCGGCTCTTCGAATACCGGAAACAGCGCCGCCGCATTGCCGGCCTGCGTGCGCGTCGCGCCGGAGAAGCCGGCAAAGGCGGCGACGCGGACGATGCCCGGCGTATCGAGCGCGATGCGCTCGATCTCACGCACGATCTCGGTGGTGCGCGCGAGCGACGCTGCGCCCGGCAACTGCACGGAGACGATGACGTAGCCGCGATCCTGCGCGGGGATGAAGCCCTGCGGCGTCGTCGCGATCAGCCAGCCGGCGCTGCCGATCAGCGCGACATAGATCAGCAGCATCACCACCGAATGCCGGATCACGAAATTGGCAACAGCGGCATAGCCGTGCGACAGGCGGTCGAACACGCGGTTGAAGACGCCGGTGAACGCGTCCCAGCCGCGCGCGATGAAATTCCACCGCGCCGGTGGTCGTTTCTCGTCATGCGGTGTGAGGATCTGCGAGGCCAGCGCCGGCGACAGCGTCAGCGAGCAGAAGCAGGAGATCGCGGTCGCAACCGCGATGGTGACGGCAAATTGCTGGAAGAACTGTCCCGAGATGCCGCCCAGGAACGCCGTCGGCACGAACACCGCACACAGCACCAGCGCGATCGAGACCAGCGCGCCGCCGACCTCCTCCATGGTCTTGAGCGCTGCGTCGCGCCGGCTCATGCCGTGCTCGAGATGCCGCTCGACGTTCTCGACCACGACGATGGCGTCGTCGACCACGATGCCGACGGCGAGCACGAGGCCGAACAAAGTGAGATTGTTGATGGAAAATCCGAGCGCCGCCATCACCGCAAAGGTGCCGACCAGCGAGACCGGTATCGCGACGATCGGAATGATCGCGGGCCGCCAGCCCTGCAGGAAGACCAGCACCACGATGACCACGAGCAGCATGGCCTCGTAGATGGTCTTGATCAGCTCGTGGACGGATTGCGCGATGAACTCGGTCGGGTTGTAGCCGATGTTGTAGTCGAGGCCCTTCGGGAAGCTCGCCTTGAGCTTGACCATCGTGTCGGAAATGTTCTTCGCCGTCGCAAGCGCGTTCGATCCGGGTCGCTGGGTAACCAGCATCGCGACCGCCGATTTGCGCAACAGGAAGCTGTTGGTGGTGTAGGACAGCGCGCCCAGCTCGATGCGGGCGACGTCGCGCAGGCGCACCGTGCGGCCGTCGGAGCCGGCCTTGATCAGGATGTCCTCGAACTGCCTCTGGTCCTTCAGGCGCCCCGTGAAGGTCAGGTTTGGCTGGAAGGCGCGGTCCGCGATCGGCGGCTCGGCGATCTGGCCGCCGGCAATCTGCACGTTCTGCGACCGGATCGCGGCGAGCACCTCGTCCGAGGTCATGCCGAGATTGGCGATGCGGTCGGGATCGAGCCACAGCCGCATCGAATAGTCGCGCGCGCCAAAGATCTGGATGTCGCCGACGCCGTCGAGCCGCAGCAGCTGGTCGCGGACCTGGAGCAGCGCGTAGTTGGAGATGTAGAGCTGGTCGAACGTGTCGTCGGGCGACAGCATGAACACGACCATCAGGATGTCGGGCGAATTCTTGCGCGTGGTGACGCCGTTGCGCTGGACTTCCTCAGGCAAACGCGGCTGCGCGATCGCGACCCGGTTCTGGACCAGCACCTGGGCCTTGTCGAGATCGGTGCCCAGCTTGAAGGTGACGGTGATGGTGAGCTGGCCGTTCGACGTCGCCTGGCTGTAGAGATACAGCATGTCCTCGACGCCGTTGATCTCCTGCTCGATGGGAGCAGCCACCGTGTCGGACACGGTCTGCGCGGAAGCGCCGGGATATTGCGTGGTCACCACCACGGTCGGCGGCACCACCTGCGGATATTCGGAGACCGGCAGCGTGGTATAGGCGAGCGCGCCGACGATCAGCAGCACGATCGACAGCACCATCGCCAGGATGGGCTGGTTGATGGAGAGGCGGCCGAGGTTCATGACTTGCCACCCGCCGGCGCTTGGGCTTGATGCGGGCTGACCTTGGCGCCGACGCGGGCGCGCTGGATGCCGTCGACGATGACACGGTCGTCGGCCTTCAACCCTTCGCGAATCACGCGCAGCCCCTCATCGAGCGGACCGAGCGTCACGGGCCGCGCCTCGACGGTATCATCCGGCTTGACCACGAAGACGATCTTGCGGGACTGGTCGGTCGCGACCGCGACGTCGGGAATCAGCAACGCCTCGTAGGGCGCGCTGCCGATCAGGCGCACGCGGCCGAACTGCCCAGGCAGGATCGAGAGATCGGTGTTCTTGATGACAGCGCGGCTGCGCAGCGTGCCGGTAGAGACGTCCAGGCGATTGTCGAGGAAGTTGATGGTGCCGTCATGCGACGGCTTGGTCTCGCCGGCCAACGTCACCTGCACCGGGTTCGGCGTATCGCGCGAGCTCGGGCGCTTGCCTTCGAACCAGAGCTTGCTGTTCTTGATATAGGTCGCCTCGTCCAGGTCGAAATAGATGTAGATTGGATCGAGCGACACGATCGAGGTCAGCAGTGTCGAGGTGCCGGTGTCGCTGCCCTGGACGAGGTTGCCGGGGCTGACGAGGTGGCGGCTGACGCGGCCGGTGAGCGGTGCCGCCACATGTGTGAACTCGATATTGAGCTTGGCGGCCTTCAGCGCGCCTTCGGCCTGCATCTCGGCGGCGTGCGCGGCCTGCAAGGCCTGGCGGCGCTGGTCGACGACCTGCTCGGAGACGGCGCTGGTCTGGACCAGGTTGAGGCCGCGATCGAGCTCGCGCTTGGCAAGCTCCACCTTGGCGCGCGCGTCCGAAAGCTGACCGTCAGCCTGCTCGGCGACCGCCTCGAACGGACGGGAGTCAATCACATAGAGGAGATCGCCGGCGTGGACGATCGCGCCGTCCTGGAATTCGACCGAGTTGACGAAGCCGCCGACCCGCGGGCGCACCTGCACCTCTTCCACCGCCTCGAAGCGGCCGGTGAACTCTTCCCAATCGGTGACGGTGCGCTTGACCGGCTGGGCGACCGTGACAGGGGGCGCCGGGGGAGCTGCCGCCTGCGAGGCCGGCTTGTCACAGCCTGCGAGGAGGCCGGCAGCTGTCAGCGCCAAAACCGCAAGGAAAGGACCAGGCAGGGAATGCCGTCGGACTGGCCTCGGGTTCGGCTCGCTCATGTCTTGCCCCTTCCTTGGTGCTGCGGCAGTAAGCAGGGTAGCTGCTTACCCGCAGGCGGCACAAGATGGGTTTCAATGATGAACTCTTCAAGACGAAGGACGGCGCATCTTTGGCGGGACGCCCTAGCCGGGTGGCCGGGTTGCGGAGAGATAGTGGGCCGCACTGGCGCCGATGAGTCCACGGAAAGCGATTGGGCCTATTCGCCGGGCTCATGAATGAGGAGGCGGGCTTCGCCTCTCCCCGCTTGCGCGGGGGTTAGGGGGGCCTCCACGAATTCAACTCTCACCGTCCTCGCGGAGAGCCTCCCTCACCCCAACCCTCCCAGCTCAGTCGGGGAGAGGGGGAACACAGCCAGCGTCTTCGCGCATGACGGGCGCCCGCGGCTCGGCTAGATTGTTCGAACAAGAACAAGACGAATTGCCGGGAGGACAGGCGTGCATCAAGGGCGTGTCGTTTTCGGCGCGATCGAGGAGGTCGTGTTCGGCCATCCGGCCGCGGGCGCCATTCTGGCGCAGATGGATCGCTTGGGGTCGAACCGCGCCTTCCTGATGGTCTCGGGCACGCTCAACCGGCAGACCGACGAAATCGCAAGGATCCGACAGACGTTGGGCACGCGCTGTGCGGGCCTGTTCGACGCCATGCCGGCGCATACGCCGCGCGAAGCAGTGATTGCGGCCGCCAATGCGGCACGCGCGGTGAAGGCGGACCTGATCGTCACCGTCGGCGGCGGCTCGATCACCGACGGCGCCAAGGCGGTGCAACTTTGCCTCGCCAACAGCATCGACAGCACCGATGGCATCGAGCGCATCCGCGTCCACCGGGGTGTAGACCCCGAGATGAATGTGCCTACCGTGCGGCAGATCAGCGTACCCACCACGATTGCCGGCGGCGAGTTCAGCGCCATCGCGGGGGTCACCGACCGCAACACCCATGTGAAGCAGATGCTGCGCCATCCGCTGGTGGTGCCGCGCGCGACGATCCTCGATCCCGCCATCACCGTGCACACGCCGGAATGGCTGTTCCTCTCGACCGGCATCCGCGCCGTCGATCATTG
This genomic interval from Bradyrhizobium sp. CB82 contains the following:
- a CDS encoding iron-containing alcohol dehydrogenase, whose amino-acid sequence is MHQGRVVFGAIEEVVFGHPAAGAILAQMDRLGSNRAFLMVSGTLNRQTDEIARIRQTLGTRCAGLFDAMPAHTPREAVIAAANAARAVKADLIVTVGGGSITDGAKAVQLCLANSIDSTDGIERIRVHRGVDPEMNVPTVRQISVPTTIAGGEFSAIAGVTDRNTHVKQMLRHPLVVPRATILDPAITVHTPEWLFLSTGIRAVDHCVEAICSRETHPYADAQAVKGLAMLADALPRVKANPGDLDARMDAQIGTWLSMGALAAGVPMGASHGIGYVLGAAFDVPHGYTSCIMLPAVMRWNASDNAERQMIVAAAMGFPGKDAADVLDAFIRSLGMPRSLSEMRVSPDHFDSIAEQAMRTPWVPRNPRRIDGPAQIREILLLAA
- a CDS encoding efflux RND transporter periplasmic adaptor subunit, with protein sequence MSEPNPRPVRRHSLPGPFLAVLALTAAGLLAGCDKPASQAAAPPAPPVTVAQPVKRTVTDWEEFTGRFEAVEEVQVRPRVGGFVNSVEFQDGAIVHAGDLLYVIDSRPFEAVAEQADGQLSDARAKVELAKRELDRGLNLVQTSAVSEQVVDQRRQALQAAHAAEMQAEGALKAAKLNIEFTHVAAPLTGRVSRHLVSPGNLVQGSDTGTSTLLTSIVSLDPIYIYFDLDEATYIKNSKLWFEGKRPSSRDTPNPVQVTLAGETKPSHDGTINFLDNRLDVSTGTLRSRAVIKNTDLSILPGQFGRVRLIGSAPYEALLIPDVAVATDQSRKIVFVVKPDDTVEARPVTLGPLDEGLRVIREGLKADDRVIVDGIQRARVGAKVSPHQAQAPAGGKS
- a CDS encoding multidrug efflux RND transporter permease subunit codes for the protein MNLGRLSINQPILAMVLSIVLLIVGALAYTTLPVSEYPQVVPPTVVVTTQYPGASAQTVSDTVAAPIEQEINGVEDMLYLYSQATSNGQLTITVTFKLGTDLDKAQVLVQNRVAIAQPRLPEEVQRNGVTTRKNSPDILMVVFMLSPDDTFDQLYISNYALLQVRDQLLRLDGVGDIQIFGARDYSMRLWLDPDRIANLGMTSDEVLAAIRSQNVQIAGGQIAEPPIADRAFQPNLTFTGRLKDQRQFEDILIKAGSDGRTVRLRDVARIELGALSYTTNSFLLRKSAVAMLVTQRPGSNALATAKNISDTMVKLKASFPKGLDYNIGYNPTEFIAQSVHELIKTIYEAMLLVVIVVLVFLQGWRPAIIPIVAIPVSLVGTFAVMAALGFSINNLTLFGLVLAVGIVVDDAIVVVENVERHLEHGMSRRDAALKTMEEVGGALVSIALVLCAVFVPTAFLGGISGQFFQQFAVTIAVATAISCFCSLTLSPALASQILTPHDEKRPPARWNFIARGWDAFTGVFNRVFDRLSHGYAAVANFVIRHSVVMLLIYVALIGSAGWLIATTPQGFIPAQDRGYVIVSVQLPGAASLARTTEIVREIERIALDTPGIVRVAAFAGFSGATRTQAGNAAALFPVFEEPEVRLKKGLSAGAITGELRKRLSAIQGAFIIVIPPPAVPGIGTGGGFTIRVQDRQGRGPGMLAAATDELVAAARKAPELTSVFSPFTANTPQLFVDIDRTKAQKLGVPIANINATIQTYFGSTYVNDFNLFGRTYHVTAQADLPFRKESSDLSRLRTRNAAGDMVMLGSVVDFRDVSGPDRVARYNLYAASELQGEPAPGTSSTTALNTIKKLADDTLPSGFTFEWTDLSYQQVTGGNAGLYVFPICVLFVYLVLAAQYGSWSLPFAVILIVPMCLLAATIGVRIMGQDVNILTQIGFVVLVGLAAKNAILIVEFARDIELEGKPRLQAVIEACRLRLRPILMTSFAFILGVLPLVVSTGSGSEMRQAVGVAVFFGMLGVTLFGLVFTPIFYMIVRNLADGRGKKAEVAT